GCGATAAAGATCGTTTCCTTCTCGTGCCAATACTCTTGTGTCCAAAGCCATCCGCACATCAATTTGTCCAAGATTTTGCCCGTTTTCCGATACGACGCCATCCTGAGAAATCTGAAAATCCTCGCTGGCTACCGAAATTGGCTGTCCGTTTGTGGAAAGAACAGGATTTCCGTGAATCGTCAACTCATTGTTTTCATTAAGGGAAAAGGTGCTGCTTTTTGAATAACGGACTTCTCCGCCTTGAAGCTGGACGGCATAAAATAATGCTGCTTTTTCATTGGTTTCTTCATTTACAGGTACATCTGCTTCAATTAGTGCGTTATCCGTAGGCTGATTCGTCGTTTTCAAATTCCCTTGTGTAAACAACGGCTTCATTTCTTGCATATAAACTCCAGTATTAAGAGAACCGATAATATTTTGCTTTGTAAAAGAACGGTTGCCATTCTCAGTTGCAAAAGAATCAGATTCCATTCGGCTTAGAAGCATTTCGGGAAAAGCGCGGATCGAACCTTGATCCTCTTTATATCCGGATGTATTGGCATTTGCGATATTATTCGAGAGCATTTCCGTTCTACGTTGTTGAGCGAGCATGCCTGATGTTGCTGAATAAAGCCCTTTAAACATAATTTCACCTCAGGGAAGAAAATTTAAAACTTGTTGCAATAAAGGAACTCACGTTCTATAATAGATCTATCTTTTCTAGCATTTATATCGTCAAGGACAGCAATAATGTTTATAAAAAAATATAACCCCATCCAATAAATTGAATGGGGAATGACTTTAACCGAGCTTTCTCTTTGGAAGCCTGTCCATATTGTCGAGCATGACACCTGTTCCTATCGCAACGCAGTGCATTGGATTTTCTGCTACCAGAACAGGTACCTTCAACTCTTCGGCAAGCAATTGGTCGAGTCCGTTTAACAGGGCTCCGCCGCCGGTAATAATGACTCCTCTGTCAATAATATCAGCCGAGAGCTCAGGAGGGGTTCTTTCAAGCACCGATTTGGCAGCTTGTACGATCACTGAAACGGATTCACGAAGAGCACCTTCAACTTCTTTGCTCGTTACTGAAATTGTTCTTGGCAATCCTGATACCATATCCCGGCCCCGAATGGAAATTTCTTCGTTACGTGCATCAGGGAATACTGTTGCCACCTTCATTTTAATATCTTCAGCGGTACGTTCGCCAATTAAGAGCTTGTACTCTTTCTTGATATAGTTTAATATTTCCAGATCAAATTTATCGCCGGCCATTTTTATTGAAGAGGCGGTGACAATATCCCCCATTGAGATGACAGCGATATCCGTCGTCCCGCCTCCGATATCAACAACCATGTTTCCGGTTGGCTGGAAGATATCCATTCCTGCGCCAATCGCGGCCACTTTAGGCTCTTCCTCAAGATATACTTGTTTTCCGCCGCTTTTTTCGGCTGCTTCCTTAATCGCTTTCTGCTCGACACTGGTTATGTTCGTCGGACAGCAAATAAGCATGCGTGGTTTTGAAAAAAGGCCTTTTACATTCAATTTGTTAATGAAGTATTTAAGCATGGCCTCAGTTACTTCAAAATCAGCAATTACACCATCTTTTAAAGGCCTAATGGCAACAATATTCCCTGGTGTACGTCCAACCATCCGTCTTGCTTCTTCTCCAACAGCCAATACTTTGCCGCTGTTCTTATCAAGCGCTACAACGGATGGCTCATCTAAAACAATTCCTTTTCCTTTTACATGAATCAGTACGTTTGCCGTACCAAGGTCAATTCCAATATCCCTTGCAAACATCTATATTTATCCTCCTTGAACTCTGTTTCACAGCAAAAATCCAACTTCTACCCTAATTAAATATTTTATCATATTTTTTTAAAATTGGCTTGATCTTGTAAAAGTTCTTTACAAATTTTTGTGGAATTTGCTAGAGAAATTAAGAAGGAGCATCGTGAAGATTTATGCGTCGATTATTGTACAGGCTCTCCTTCTAAAATATCCTCTTTCTTATATTTGAGCTTTGTTGCCTCTCCTCCTCTTAAATGTCTAATGGATTTATGATAATCAAGAATTTCTTTTACCTCATTGGCCAAATCTGGGTTAATTTCGGGCAGCCTTTCTGTTAAATCCTTGTGGACGGTACTTTTGGAAACTCCAAACTCCTTCGCTATCACGCGAACTGTTTTCTTTGTCTCCACGATATACTTGCCAATCTTGATTGTACGCTCTTTGATGTAATCGTGCACACCACTCGACCTCCCTAAGATGGATGTGAGAAGTGTGAAATGAGACTCGTTTTCATATTTATTTCATGTGAACAGCTTCTTAGTTGTAGTCTATTTTTCAAATTAGGCATATGAAAATATTCCACGATCCCTCACCTCAAACACTCTCTTTATTAGGTTTGTAACAGTTTATTAGCCAAGGCAGGGATATATGCTACAAAAGTCAATAGGGACAAGGGGTTTCTCAAATTTCTCGTTAAAATACTGAAGGAAACCACGTCTTATTCAATAGAAAATGAACAATTGTTTGAACGATTCGTTAGAATGACTTTACATAAGATAAATATTTCGTTACACTAATCAAACGGATTTGTTTACCTAGGTAAGTAATATTGAAATCAAAGGAGTAATTATCCCAATGGAGAGTATCAACCGAAAGCTCTTTCACATGTTTAATCAGGCTGCAAGATCCATTTCTAAAAAAACAAATGAACAGCTTGAGGAGTATGGACTTTACGGATCCCAATGGACGATCCTTTATTGTCTGCATAAATTCGGCCCCATGACACAGAAGGAGATTTGGACATACCTTCATGTCGAGGCGCCTACTGTTACTCGAACCATAAAGCGTTTAGAAGAAAACGGCTGGATATATCGAACGCTCGGTAATGATAAAAGAGAGAAGGTTGTGGCGTTAACTGAAGAAGCAGTAAATAAATACCATGATATTCAACTTAAACTGAAGGAATTTGAAGATCACACACTATCTTGCTTTAGCGAACAGGAAAAAGAACAAATGTATCAGTTTATCCTTAAATTTACTAAGCAAGGCTCGGAGATGAATACGAAATGAAACAACCATCATCAGAACCCATTTGGACGAAAGATTTTATATTAGTCGTATTGGTAAATCTTTTGATATTTACCGTTTTTTATTCTTACATTACTGTGCTTCCTGTCTATGTACTCGATGGGATGGACGGAACAGAATCACAGGCTGGGTTTGTGACTAGCGTATTTTTGCTTGCCGCTATCATTTTGCGGCCGCTTTCAGGCATGATTATCGACCGGTTCGGACAGAAAAGAATAGCTATTATTTCAGTCACCTTATTCACTTTTTCAGCTTTTTTGTATGTATTTATTGATAATTTCTATATGCTGCTTGCTCTTCGATTTTTTCAAGGAATTTGGTTTAGCATTATTACAACGGTAACCGGAGCTATTGCAGCGAACATTATCCCTAAAAATCGCAGGGGTGAAGGTCTCGGTTACTTTGTCATGTCCATGAACCTTGCTGTTGTCATTGGACCGTTTATCGGATTGAACTTAATTGGCAAAGTAAGCTTTTCAAATTTGTTTTTACTTTTTTCGATCTTTGCTTTGGTCAGCATTTTTTGCTGTCTCCCGTTGAAAGTTAAGGAAGTAAAAGGATCAACTTCATTCGCATTTACACTTTCAAATATGTTTGAAAAAAAGGTGCTTCCGATCGCTATTGTAGGATTGTCCATATCCTTTTGGTATTCGTCTGTTATTTCATTCATATCCGTTTATGCACATTCACTTAATTTAATGGACGCAAGCGGCTATTTCTTTTTATGCTTTGCAGCGACAATGATTATCTCTCGGCCGTTTACAGGAAGATTGTTTGACAGGGTCGGCCCTGGAATTGTTATCTATCCTTCCATTCTATTGTTTTCGATTGGTTTATTGATGCTGGCTTTTACTTCATCCAGCGTAATGCTTTTATTATCTGGAGCGGTTATCGGCCTTGGATACGGCACCCTCCTTCCATGCATGCAAACAATTGCGATCCAGTCATCGCCTGCAAACCGAAGCGGCTATGCAATTGCGACCTTTTTCACCTTTTTTGATACAGGCATTGCCACTGGTTCGTACATTCTTGGCATCCTGGTAACGTTTAGCGGTTTTTCCAATTTATATTTGCTTGCTTCAATTTTCGCGCTTATTTCACTTTATCTTTATCCGTGGAGCAGAAGAAAATCGAAAAGCGGTGCAAACAACCCCGCATCCGCTATTCATTAAGTACCCGAAACCCAGCTTCTGAGCTGGGTTTTTCAGCTTCCACGATAGTCCTATTCTACCAGGGTTAAAGAAGTAAACTGTTTTGTCAGAAAATATTTCATGTTAGAAAATATGACAACAATGTGTTATCTTCTTTTACTTCATCTCTATAATAAGATTTATAGCAATTATGCATTTTTATTATAGGAGGTTACTAGTTATGGAAATGGGAGATT
This window of the Bacillus gobiensis genome carries:
- a CDS encoding flagellar hook-basal body protein, whose product is MFKGLYSATSGMLAQQRRTEMLSNNIANANTSGYKEDQGSIRAFPEMLLSRMESDSFATENGNRSFTKQNIIGSLNTGVYMQEMKPLFTQGNLKTTNQPTDNALIEADVPVNEETNEKAALFYAVQLQGGEVRYSKSSTFSLNENNELTIHGNPVLSTNGQPISVASEDFQISQDGVVSENGQNLGQIDVRMALDTRVLAREGNDLYRTEDNQELPSAAGTGEAAYSIKQGVIELSNVDVSRAYTDMTMAYRSFEANQKVIQAYDKSMDKAVNEIGKIG
- the mbl gene encoding cell shape-determining protein Mbl, whose product is MFARDIGIDLGTANVLIHVKGKGIVLDEPSVVALDKNSGKVLAVGEEARRMVGRTPGNIVAIRPLKDGVIADFEVTEAMLKYFINKLNVKGLFSKPRMLICCPTNITSVEQKAIKEAAEKSGGKQVYLEEEPKVAAIGAGMDIFQPTGNMVVDIGGGTTDIAVISMGDIVTASSIKMAGDKFDLEILNYIKKEYKLLIGERTAEDIKMKVATVFPDARNEEISIRGRDMVSGLPRTISVTSKEVEGALRESVSVIVQAAKSVLERTPPELSADIIDRGVIITGGGALLNGLDQLLAEELKVPVLVAENPMHCVAIGTGVMLDNMDRLPKRKLG
- a CDS encoding MFS transporter, translating into MKQPSSEPIWTKDFILVVLVNLLIFTVFYSYITVLPVYVLDGMDGTESQAGFVTSVFLLAAIILRPLSGMIIDRFGQKRIAIISVTLFTFSAFLYVFIDNFYMLLALRFFQGIWFSIITTVTGAIAANIIPKNRRGEGLGYFVMSMNLAVVIGPFIGLNLIGKVSFSNLFLLFSIFALVSIFCCLPLKVKEVKGSTSFAFTLSNMFEKKVLPIAIVGLSISFWYSSVISFISVYAHSLNLMDASGYFFLCFAATMIISRPFTGRLFDRVGPGIVIYPSILLFSIGLLMLAFTSSSVMLLLSGAVIGLGYGTLLPCMQTIAIQSSPANRSGYAIATFFTFFDTGIATGSYILGILVTFSGFSNLYLLASIFALISLYLYPWSRRKSKSGANNPASAIH
- a CDS encoding MarR family winged helix-turn-helix transcriptional regulator, with amino-acid sequence MESINRKLFHMFNQAARSISKKTNEQLEEYGLYGSQWTILYCLHKFGPMTQKEIWTYLHVEAPTVTRTIKRLEENGWIYRTLGNDKREKVVALTEEAVNKYHDIQLKLKEFEDHTLSCFSEQEKEQMYQFILKFTKQGSEMNTK
- the spoIIID gene encoding sporulation transcriptional regulator SpoIIID, with protein sequence MHDYIKERTIKIGKYIVETKKTVRVIAKEFGVSKSTVHKDLTERLPEINPDLANEVKEILDYHKSIRHLRGGEATKLKYKKEDILEGEPVQ